A part of Cryptococcus neoformans var. neoformans JEC21 chromosome 4 sequence genomic DNA contains:
- a CDS encoding eukaryotic translation initiation factor 2 gamma, putative has translation MSAINDPIAAASSGPSEPVQEVQVDVTKLTALSPEVISKQATINIGTIGHVAHGKSSTVRAISGVQTVRFKNELERNITIKLGYANAKIYKCQNPDCPPPSCFKSYPSSKEAHPKCERPGCDGRMDLQRHVSFVDCPGHDILMATMLTGAAVMNGALLLIAGNESCPQPQTGEHLAALEIIGVDPKNIVILQNKMDLVRESEAMEHCESIKKFVEGTTARLAPIIPVSAQLKFNIDAVVAAICNIAPPNYDFSADPRMVVIRSFDVNKPGAGVEELKGGVAGGSILQGVFKIGQEVEIRPGLITRDANGICTCRPLRSRIVSLHAEQNHLQFAVPGGLIGVGTLVDPALCRADRLLGMVMSSVGKGPSIYVEIRAEVFLLRRLLGVKTDDSKKAKVGKLVVGETLFVNIGASQTGGRITAVKGGDVSIALTTPACCEKGEKIALSRRIDKHWRLIGWGKVRSGGTLCEVVDPE, from the exons ATGTCCGCTATCAATGACCCTATTGCGGCAGCATCTTCCGGACCTTCAGAGCCCGTTCAGGAGGTCCAAGTGGATGTCACCAAGCTCACGGCTTTGAGCCCCGAAGTGATCTCCAAGCAGGCTACC ATCAACATTGGTACCATTGGTCATGTCGCGCACGGTAAATCTTCGACCGTCCGAGCCATCTCTGGAGTTCAGACTGTTAGATTCAAGAATGAGTTGGAACGAAATATCACTATCAAGCTCGGTTACGCCAATGCCAAG ATTTATAAATGTCAAAACCCCGATTGCCCCCCACCTTCCTGCTTCAAATCTTACCCTTCCAGCAAAGAGGCTCATCCCAAATGTGAAAGGCCAGGATGTGATGGACGGATGGACTTGCAGAG ACACGTCTCCTTTGTCGATTGTCCTGGTCACGACATTCTGATGGCTACCATGCTTACTGGTGCCGCCGTCATGAATGGTGCTCTCCTCCTTATCGCCGGTAACGAATCTTGTCCCCAGCCTCAAACAGGTGAACATCTCGCTGCCCTTGAAATCATTGGTGTCGACCCCAAAAACATTGTCATTTTGCAAAACAAGATGGATTTGGTCAGGGAGAGTGAAGCTATGGAGCACTGCGAGAGTATCAAGAAGTTTGTTGAGG GTACCACCGCTCGTCTCGCTCCTATCATTCCCGTCTCCGCCCAGCTCAAATTCAACATTGACGCCGTCGTCGCCGCTATCTGCAACATTGCCCCCCCCAACTACGACTTTAGTGCCGACCCCCGTATGGTCGTTATCCGATCGTTTGACGTTAACAAACCTGGTGCCGGTGTCGAGGAGTTGAAGGGTGGTGTCGCTGGTGGAAGTATCTTGCAGGGTGTCTTCAAGATTGGCCAAGAAGTCGAGATCCGACCTGGTCTTATTACCAGGGATGCCAACGGTATCTGCACTTGTCGACCTTTGCGATCTCGAATCGTCTCCCTCCACGCTGAGCAGAACCATCTTCAATTTGCCGTTCCCGGTGGTCTTATCGGTGTCGGTACCCTTGTTGACCCCGCTCTCTGTCGTGCCGACAGATTGCTCGGTATGGTCATGTCTTCGGTTGGCAAGGGCCCTTCCATCTACGTCGAAATCCGAGCAGAAGTATTCTTGCTCCGTCGATTGCTTGGTGTCAAGACAGACGACAGCAAAAAGGCCAAGGTTGGCAAGCTCGTGGTTGGCGAGACATTGTTCGTTAACATTGGAGCGAGTCAAACTGGTGGTAGGATCACAGCGGTGAAGGGTGGTGACGTCTCTATCGCATTGACAACACCGGCGTGCTGTGAaaagggcgagaagatTGCTTTGAGTAGGCGAATTGACAAGCACTGGAGATTGATCGGTTGGGGTAAGGTTAGGAGCGGAGGTACATTGTGTGAAGTAGTGGATCCTGAGTAG
- a CDS encoding copper zinc superoxide dismutase, translating into MVKAVAVLKGDSHVYGTITFTQDSEGAPVCVSGEIKNLDADAKRGFHVHEFGDNTNGCTSAGPHYNPFHKNHGGPTAAERHVGDLGNVQTNGCGVAMVDISDKVISLFGPHSIIGRSMVVHAGTDDLGKGGNEESLKTGNAGARLACGVIGIAA; encoded by the exons ATGGTCAAG GCTGTTGCTGTCCTCAAGGGTGACTCCCACGTCTACGGTACTATAACTTTTACCCAGGACTCGGAAGGCGCTCCCGTTTGCGTCTCGGGTGAG ATCAAGAACCTCGACGCTGACGCCAAGCGAGGCTTCCACGTCCACGAGTTTGGAGACAACACCAACGGCTGTACTTCTGCCGGTCCCCATTACAACCCCTTCCACAAGAACCACGGTGGTCCCACTGCCGCCGAGAGGCACGTTGGTGACCTCG GTAACGTCCAAACGAACGGCTGCGGTGTCGCTATGGTTGACATTTCCG ACAAGgtcatctccctcttcgGCCCTCACTCCATCATTGGTCGAAGTATGGTCGTCCACGCCGGTACTGACGATCTCGGCAAGGGCGGCAACGAGGAGTCCCTGAAGACTGGCAATGCAGGTGCCCGTCTTGCCTGCGGTGTCAT CGGTATCGCCGCTTAA